The Candidatus Poribacteria bacterium sequence CTTATCTACCGTTGATTTGGACGGTAAACCGATTTCACTTGCGGATTATCGCGGCAAAGTTGTTTTGCTTGATTTTTGGGCGACGTGGTGCCCGCCATGTGTTGCAGCAATACCAAATATCAAAACGGTGTACGAGAAGTATCATAACAAAGGATTTGATGTTATTGGAATAAGCCTTGACGTGGACGAGGTGGTATTGCGCGAATTTATCGAGGAGAATCCGTTACCGTGGCGACAGATTTTTGACGGTAAGCGGCTTAAAGGTCCCTTGGCACAACGGTATGGTATCCATAGTATTCCGAGAATGTTTCTGCTGGATCGAGAAGGCAAAGTGATCTCGGTTGGGGTCCGAAGTAGCACTTTGGATAAGCTTGTTGCTGAGCACTTGGAAGGTGAAGTGGACTAAATTTATCTATTCACTAACGATTGCTATCGGTTTTGGATGAAGAGAACGCGAGGATAAACAGATGCAGAAGGGATGTGTATGTTTAACCCTTTTGGTTATTGGGTTTTATTTTGGAGCACCGGTCTTGCCGGATCAAGCATTTTCTGAGCAGGGAGAGGATTCCGTAGATGTCTGGGATGTGTTCTCGAATCTGCACCACAACGACAGGGGCAAGTTGGAAACTTATTGGGCAAGCGTGCCTGAGTTTCAGGAAGCATTAACTATCTACCTCAAGGCAAAAATTGATGCAGGCGTTGTTGATGGAGAAACATCACTCCCACCGAATCTCGTTTGGTACGAGTTCGTCGGGAGTTTTCCTGAGGCGTTGCGTGAGGACTTGTATGAGCATGCCCAACAGGTCTTGGAAAGCAACCCCGACAATGGAGCAGCTGCAAAGTTGGCGGCTATAGTCCTTGCGGGAACCGCGTGGGACATACCACAAGATGGTTTCTGGGATGTTGTTGAGAAAGCAATGGTACTGCTGCCAAACGACGTTGAAGTCTGCTATTTGGCTTTTGAAAAGACTGGTTTTGATTATCTCCACGAAAAAGCCGTCACCGCACTCGAAAGACTCTTTGAGCGACATCAAGCACATCAAACCCCTACTGAGACATCTCCTTTTCAAAGGAACGTGCAGGAAAATGGAAAACCTGCTTTGTCACAATGGGTATACCGATTTTGTTATGATTACGAGTATGTAAACGCAAGGCCTAACGATTTTTATCAGCGGCTTGAAGGCAACCACCCGCTAAGGGAACGATGGACTGCCGTGCTCGGCAAGATTCAACGCGTTTTTGAAGAACAGGTAAAACTGGCACCTGACGAATGGATTCACACACGGATGTTGGCTGAAATTCATGAGGTCTTAGGGAATACTGAAGAAGTTCAAGCAGTTTTTCAGAAGTTCCAGTTGGTACTTAAAGATCGGTTAAAGCAGAATCCGGATGACCGAAATGCTTGGTACGGCTTAGCTAATCTCCACAAAAAGTTAGGCAACTCCGAACTCGCACACGCATATCGGGTGAACGCCGATCCTCCACTTGCATGGGTGGGTAAAGTCCTGCCCGATTTCTCATCTACTGTTGATTTGGATGGCAAACCGATTTCACTCTCCAACTACCGTGGTAAAGTTGTTTTGCTTGACTTCTGGGCAACGTGGTATACCGATAGGATACCGACTCTCAAAGACGTATACGAGAAGTATCATAACAGAGGCTTTGACATTATTGGAATAAGTCTTGATGTTGATGAGACGGTGTTGCGCGAATTTATTAAGGAAAATCCGTTGCCGTGGCGACAGATTTTTGACGGCGAGCGGTATGAGGGTCCCTTGGTAAAACAGTATGGTGTCCGTAGTATTCCGAGAATGTTTCTCGTCGATCGAAGAGGCAAGGTTATTTCAGTTAATGTAAGAGACCGCAGCCTCGACAAACTTGTTGCTAAGCAGTTAGCCGTCGAAACGGATTGATGTGTTTCTGATCGTTGGGGATAGATATATCACCCTTACGAGGTAGGGGTAGGCACAAGACCTACCCCTACAGACTTAATATCTCTGCCAGATTCTTTCGTATCACTAAAAATCCGTACTCACACCTACCATAAACGAGGTTTTGTGAATCGGTTCAAATTGGGAAATGCCTTCCGCTATTTCAACGCGGCGGAACGTGTATTCACGGGTAACAATCGACACAACCGGCGGAAAGACTTCGTAGCGAATCTCCACGCTGAATGCTGATTTTTCATCCAGATCGAACAGGTCCCCAAAGAAGTTCGTCTCGGCACCCTCGCCGATATCGCGTTTTGTGTAGAATGCGCGCACAGAGAAACGTGGCACGAATCCCGATTCTGTAATTCCCATGTAAAGTTTGGGTTCGCTATTGGTGTAATCCTCAAGCGTGCCTAAGAAATGGATTTGTGGCAGCGGATGCCAGA is a genomic window containing:
- a CDS encoding TlpA disulfide reductase family protein codes for the protein MQKGCVCLTLLVIGFYFGAPVLPDQAFSEQGEDSVDVWDVFSNLHHNDRGKLETYWASVPEFQEALTIYLKAKIDAGVVDGETSLPPNLVWYEFVGSFPEALREDLYEHAQQVLESNPDNGAAAKLAAIVLAGTAWDIPQDGFWDVVEKAMVLLPNDVEVCYLAFEKTGFDYLHEKAVTALERLFERHQAHQTPTETSPFQRNVQENGKPALSQWVYRFCYDYEYVNARPNDFYQRLEGNHPLRERWTAVLGKIQRVFEEQVKLAPDEWIHTRMLAEIHEVLGNTEEVQAVFQKFQLVLKDRLKQNPDDRNAWYGLANLHKKLGNSELAHAYRVNADPPLAWVGKVLPDFSSTVDLDGKPISLSNYRGKVVLLDFWATWYTDRIPTLKDVYEKYHNRGFDIIGISLDVDETVLREFIKENPLPWRQIFDGERYEGPLVKQYGVRSIPRMFLVDRRGKVISVNVRDRSLDKLVAKQLAVETD
- a CDS encoding TlpA disulfide reductase family protein; its protein translation is MLHDFLSTVDLDGKPISLADYRGKVVLLDFWATWCPPCVAAIPNIKTVYEKYHNKGFDVIGISLDVDEVVLREFIEENPLPWRQIFDGKRLKGPLAQRYGIHSIPRMFLLDREGKVISVGVRSSTLDKLVAEHLEGEVD